TCGTCGATTTGAAGGAAGATACGCCGTCAAAGGATGTTCGTGCCATCTGGCAACGGGTTCGCAATATGATGGCGGATATCCAGGGCAATTTTCCAGTTGGTATACAGGGCCCTTTTTTAAACGATCGCTTCGATGATGTGTTCGGTAATATTTATGCCTTCACCAGCGATGGCATCAGCCAACGCCAGTTGCGTGATTATGTCAACGATGCGCAAAAGAAAGTCCTGACCATCCCCAACGTCGGACGCGTTGAGATCCTTGGCGCGCAGGATGAAGTGATTTACCTTGAGTTCAATCCCCGCAAAAGTGCCGAACTGGGTGTAAGCCGCAGTGACGTTATCGCGGCATTGCAGGCTCAGAATGCCGTGACTGCGTCCGGCGTTATTGAAGCGGGATCGGACCGTATTGCATTACGGGTGGATGGCGGCTTCGCCTCCGAGCAAAGCCTGCGACACATCAACTTACGTATTAATAATCGCTTCTTCCCGCTTACCGACGTGGTCAACATTACCCGTGGTTATGTTGATCCACCGACTTCGCTATTTCGTTACGACGGCAAACCCGCCATCGCGCTGGCGGTAGGCATCAAGTCAGGCAGCAACTTGCTAGTGTTCGGCCATGCGCTGGATCGGATTATCGACCATATTATGCACGACCTGCCGGCCGGGGTGTCGGTGTCCAAAGTGTCCGACCAACCCGCGATTGTGGATGACGCCGTGTCCGGCTTTACCCGTGCCTTATTTGAAGCGGTGGTCATTGTGCTGGCGATCAGTTTTATCAGCCTCGGCGTCAGGGCTGGCCTGGTGGTGGCCATTTCCATTCCGCTGGTGCTGGCCATCACTTTCCTGGTGATGTATTACTCCGGCATTTCATTACAACGCATATCCCTGGGTGCACTGATTATCGCGTTAGGACTGTTGGTCGATGATGCGATGATTGCGACAGAAATGATGGTGGCCCGTCTGGAAATGGGGGATAGCCTCAGAAAAGCGGCAACGCATGTCTACACCTCCACCGCTTTTCCGATGTTAACCGGAACGCTGGTCACGGTAGCCAGTTTCATTCCCGTCGGTTTTAATGCCAGTAATGCCGGCGAATTTCTGTTCACGTTGTTTGTGGTGATCGCTGTTTCACTGATCGTGTCCTGGGTTGTCGCGGTACTGATCGCCCCGCTGTTGGGCGTAGCACTGCTGCCGAAGACGATAACAAAGAAAGCCGAGCACAAGAGCCGCACCGACCACACGTTTTCCCGCATGCTGCAATATTGTCTGCGCCATCGGTGGTTAACCATTGGCAGTACCTGTGCGGCCTTTATCGTTTCCGTTCTGTGTATGTCGCTGGTGCAACATCAGTTTTTCCCCAGTTCTGACCGGCCGGAGCTGATCGTGGACTGGAACCTGCCGCAAAACAGTTCTATTGAGGAAACCAGCCGGCAAATGGCGCAATTCGAGCGGGAGAAATTGCAAAATAATCCCGATGTCGATCACTGGTCGAGTTATATCGGCACTGGCGCACCGCGCTTTATTTTATCCTTCGATGTTCAGCCCTCTTCGGTGTCGCTCGGCCAGATGGTGATTGTGGCGAAAGACATCAAAACCCGGGACCGTTTGCAAAAAGAGTATCGCGCCTACCTGGCTCACACATTCCCCGGCACGGATGCCTACGTCAAGCTGCTGGACGTAGGCCCGCCAGTGGGTAAGCCGGTGCAGTACCGGGTCGCCGGGCCGGACATCCAGACAGTACGCACCGAGGCGCATAAACTGGCCGCTGTTATCGGACAAAACCCCTCATTGACCAATCTGGCATTCGACTGGAATGAACCTGCCCGGGTGGTCAAGGTGAACGTATTGCAAGATAAGGCCCGTCAGATGGGGGTTTCCTCGCAGGCTATTGCCCAGGCGCTGAATGGTCTGACCGGTGGCGAGGTGGTCACGCAGGTTCGCGACGATATCTATCTGATCAACGTATTGTGGCGAGGTCAGGCAAAAGATCGCGGTTCGGTGGACGCGTTGCTGGATTTGCAGCTCGATGGAAACAATGGTCGGCAAGTCCCGCTATCCTCCGTCGCGACGTTCAGTTATCAGCTTGAGCAACCGACTATCTGGCGGCGCGATCGGGCTGCCACCATCACGCTGAAAGCGGGCGTCAGCGGAGATATTCAACCTGCAACCATTGTGCAGGCTCTTGAGCCAAACGTGGAGGTGTTACGACAGAGCCTTCCTCAGGGCTATACGATAGAAACAGGCGGAGCGGTTGAAGAGAGTGCGAAAGCACAGGCACCGATAGTGAAGGTGGTCCCCGTCATGCTTTTTGTCATGGCTACCATGTTGATGATTCAGTTACAAAGTTTTCATCGTCTGTTGTTGGTGTTTTCTGTGGCTCCGTTGGCCTTGATAGGCGTGGTGGCGGCATTGCTGCTGAGTAATTCCCCTCTGGGCTTTGTCGCCATTTTGGGTGTGTTGGCGCTGGTGGGCATTTTAATCCGCAACTCGGTGATTCTGGTCGTGCATATCGACACCTTACGTGCCGAAGGAATATCGCCCTGGCAGGCAGTGGTACAGGCCACCGAACATCGTATGCGGCCGATCATGTTAACCGCTGCCGCCGCCACGCTTGCTCTCATTCCCATCGCGCGCGAGATTTTCTGGGGGCCAATGGCTTATGCCATGATGGGCGGTATTATCGTCGGCACCGTCCTGACGCTATTATTCCTGCCTGTGTTGTATGTCACCTGGTTCAACATCCCGCACGAAGAGCAGACGAAATAAGATATTTGACGGATTATCGCGGGTCTGTTGGGCTGGCTGGCACATCAGTTGTCGTTCTTCATCAGCGACTGCTGCTATGATCGGCATCGCTCGGTCCGGTGGGTGATTTGGGATATTTGGCGATTGAAAAGACTCGCTCAATTCGGACTGAGTTCCCTTTAAGGGATTTAGGCTGTGTCCCTTAACCTAACAACTGCTTTTATTCTTTTTATTTTCAAATAAATGCGAAGACTGTTGCTTGAGTAACCCTTATCCGCCAGTACCGCTTTCGGACGTGATTTCAGATGCCCGCTTTTTCGGATAATCCCGACCCGGTTAAGCCGGGTTTCCGCGTATCGGCTTTCGTGGGCTTGTCCGCCGCTCAGGCAAAAACTTAAGGGTAACCCTGTGCCATCTGTCGCCAGATGGATTTTGGTGCCAAAGCCGCCGCGAGAGCGACCCAGCCCATGGTCCTCGTGTTCATCGGGATGTTTTTTTCGCACCGGCCGCCGCCTTCAGGGCGCGAACATTACTGCCATCCAGCGCGATAACATCCCAGTCAATCAATGCGCATTCATCCAGAATCTGGAGTAATTTATTGAAAACACTGTTCATTACTCCGGCTTTAGACCACCGGTTAAAACGGTTGTAAAGGGTTTTCCAGTGACCATAGCGCTCAGGTAAATCCCGCCACGGCGCGCCAGAGCAAAGCCCCCCAAATACGCCATTCATGACATGTCTGTGCGCAACGTAAGGACGCCCGCCTCTGGAAGAGCCTCTTTCAGGTGGCAGCATGGGAGACATCAGCGCCCATGCTTCATCGGGGAAATCGTAACGAGCCAAATTGAAGCACTTTTTGTGGTGAACTCATGTCCCTGATTGTACAAAAAATAGTTACGGGACACAGCCTGGCTTTAATCGATAAGATTGACGCTCTATCTGAGCGCATATCAGCACTTGAGAAGTGCAAATCATCGTAAATCGCAACGACACCCGCTAGAGCACCTGTATCAATTTCGTATTTAGAGGCTATCTATATAACTAATTGATTTTTATGGTACGCCCTACAGGATTCGAACCTGTGACCTACGGCTTAGAAGTGCGTAGGTCTTCTTTTTTTACCCCCTGAAAACCAATTAAAAAAATCACTTTTTACTTATAAAACATTACAGTATAGGATTCCTCATGTTGATGCAAATTGATGGGAATGGATCTCTATGGACTGAGTTTACTTACATACGCCGTTACATTAGATTCTAATGTCAGAAACCCGTTAAGGAGCGCCCAATGGCTATTTCAAGACAAAAACTCACCTTAGAACGCCTCCGTAAATTTGAACTCACTGAAGGTAAATCCCAAGTCTTTCTTTGGGATACGGAAGTGCCAGCACTGGCTTGCCGCGCAACTAAAGGAACGAAAGCATATATTTTCCAAAGTGTATTTCTGGGCAAAACGCTGCGCATGACCATCGGCAATATCAATGACTGGAAGATTGATGATGCCCGAAGCGAAGCCAGACGATTGCAAACCTTGGTAGATACTGGAACAGACCCCAGAATTGCAAAAGCCGAGAAAATCGCTGCGCTGCAATCTCAGCAAGCTGAATATCACAGGGGAAAAGTGATCTTTTCTGTTGCTTGGGAGGAATATCTTGAAGAGTTAAAAACGGGCATAAGTGCAAAGACCAAACGCCCCTATTCTCAGCGATACCTTGCCGATCACATAAGGCTTTCAGATCGAGGCGGCAATGCCAAAAAAGTAGGTAACGGTCAAACGATGGCTGCACCGCTGGCATACTTTCTTGATTTGCCACTCAGCGAAATAACACCAATGCTTGTAACTGATTGGTTAACCCGAGAAAGACAAACTCGCCCTACTGTTACCGCTAACGCCTATCGGATACTGCGAACATTCCTTAAGTGGGTTGAAGACCATAAACAGTTTCACGGCGTAATACCGACAGACTTAACACAAGATAGAAACGTCAGAAAAATGGTCCCCGTATCAGCCAGTAAAGCTGATGACTGTTTGCAAAAAGAGCAGCTTGAAAACTGGTTTACCGAAGTAAAACGGTTAAGCAATCCAATGATATCAACCTACCTTCAGGTGCTCTTGCTGACGGGAGCACGCCGAGAGGAAATTGCTTCACTGTGCTGGGAGGATATTGATTTCAAATGGTCCAGTATGCGCATCAAGGATAAGGTTGAAGGCGAACGTACTATTCCGCTGACGCCATATGTATCAGCCCTATTGTCAAAACTGGCCAATACAAGAAAAGCGAAGTCTGATAACAGCCAATGGGTTTTTAATAGTAACAGTAAAAGCGGAAAAATAGTTGAACCCAGAAAGGCTCATAACCAAGCTTTGCTGCGAGCAAAACTTCCTCATATAAGCTTACACGGCCTACGCCGAAGCTTCGGTACGCTTTCAGAATGGGTCGAAGTACCGACAGGCGTTGTTGCGCAGATTATGGGCCATAAACCTAGTGCCCTTGCTGAGAAACACTATCGCCGCCGCCCATTAGATTTGTTACGTAAGTGGCATGAAAAAATCGAGATTTGGATACTGGAACAAGCAAAAATCAGCAAAGAAAAAAACGTTGATATGCGTTGATTTTCTTTTTTATCAATAGGTTAATGATGATTTTTGTATGTTGACAAACCTATAAACTTAGATAAAAATCGACTCATAATCTTAACCATAAAGGAGATGTATCAGGATGTTTGATCTTAATACTAGTTCCAGCACCATTAACGATGATCAAGAAATTCTGGCGAACATGCTAGGGTCGAATGATGTAAGTTTTGAAATCCAATACCATGCACCATCAGCTAATGCACAGCCTCTTGATGAATGGTTTAAAAATCATTACAAGAAAGTTGCTCTTCATGCAATGAATCAGGCTATTCATCAGAAACACCTAAGGGTTAAGTCACTCAGCCTTACACTTCAGAATATGATATCTCATTGTGTGCCACGTACTGGCTCGGCAATTAAGTCACGGCGTAGCAGCAAATCAGCTAAAAACTCTTCATCTTCTGGTTCTAACGATGGAAGTGATCCCGAACCTGCCAGTGGTTTTGGTTCCCTCTTCCTTTCTTGTTTTTGTCTCCTTACTCTCCCATTAAATTCATTTGCCAACAACTCTATTACAGAGGTGGCAGCATGAATCAATCCAAAGTATTGCAATTATCAGAAATGGATAATATCTCGCTTGTATCCACGACGGAATTAGCTAACTTGCTCAAGCGTAAACCTCAGACGATCAGAATGTGGCTATGTAATGATCGACTCCCATCAGGGCTAGTTAGACCAATCAACCTTAATAATAGAAATTATTGGTTTTTAGATGATGTCAGAAATTATTTAAAGTCATTGCAGGTAGTTGATGTTTAGTATTTATGGAAATTTAATTTAAATTAGATGGCGAGAGGTTTTCTCGTCTCATAAAACTTTACATTTCATTATTAGGATGGAGATTTGCTTATATAGATAAGTGGATCTCCCCTGAAGTCATTTGATTTTTCAATGATAAAAAGGGTCTAATATGCATGACCAAAAGAAATAAGAGTAAAAAAATAAAAGAACTGTCTTTAGAGTTTCAAACGTTACCGACATTTTCACAGCGATTGATAAGTTACATACATTTTAAAACGGGAGCTGCCGCTGAACTTATTTTTACCGTATTACTTGGGGTAATGGCGTATGCCTGCCAGGATAAATTTGATGTTCAGCTTAAGAATGGGAAAACTTTTACATCGCTTTATCTTCTGTTGTTAGCAAGATCCGGAAGCAGAAAATCAACTGTATTTAAATTGTTGATGGAGCCAATCTATCGACTGGAAAATGCGTTGAAAGATGATTTCCTGCTAAAGAAGGAGCGCTATGAACTAGAGATTGCATCATGGGAAGTGGAATTTAAAGAGTATAAAAAACAATACAGTAAAGCTATTCGTCAGATAACTGGTGAAAGCGAAGCACGCAATAAACAGGAGGAATGCTATCTAAGAAAACCAGTTATACCGATAAGAAAGTATCTTACTAAAAATGACACCACAAGTGAGGGACTTAGAAAGATATTAGCGCAGGGCTCCCCATCGTTGATGCTCGGGTCTGATGAGGCTGGAGGGCCCTTCGACAGTAATCTTTTCCGCAATACACCCGTACTCAACTCTCTTTGGGGAGAAGGAAGAATTGCAGACAGCAGGGCTTCACGTGACAGTTACGATGTTGATGATGCACGGCTAACGATGCTGCTGATGATGCAGCCCGGTTTATTTGATGACTTTCTTGAAAAACAGGGTGAAAAAGCAAGGAATTCAGGATGTTTGGCTCGCTTATTGCCGGTCGACATGGAACAGATCCCTGAATTGATCTGTATCCCTGATGCTGGTACATGGACTGATGAACCAGGGCTGGAAGAATTTTTTTCTATTGTCACCAAGCATTTGCAGGATGGAATGAGGCGTAGAGAAAAAAATGAAGAACGTATATTTGTTACTTTTTCTTCTGAGGCACAAAGCATCTGGAGTTTACAGAGTAGACAAATTCAGGAAAAAATAAAAAAAGGAGGCGAACTACACCATTATGATGATTTTAGTGCTCGATTTATGGAGCATGCTTCACGGATTGCAGCAGTCATGCAAATGTTTATTACACCTGACTCACCAGTAATTACGAAGGAAACTTTAACATCATCATTAAAAATAACAGAATTTTTTATTAATCATCTTATCGCTAAGGTTGATTCCACTCGAAAACCTACAAGAGCTGAAAAGTTGGCATGGTACCTAGAAGACAATCTCGTTAGCAATGGTTCTTACGACTTCAAAAGAAATGATCTTATTAAGAAAGGTCCATATTCCGTAAGGAGTTCAGAAAACCTGATGCCTACTTTAAAACAACTTGAGTCTGAAGGTGTAGTGCAATTATTCGAAAGAGGAGGGGTTAATTATGTAAAATTTATTGGTTCAACAATGGAACCGAAAGACTTGGCTGAGAAGACTAACATCCCTATTTTATACTCGGGATCGATAGCGATGAGTAAGCTACCTAACTTCGAATAACTTCAGAGCAATTAAAATCTGTCTGGTTAATATTTTTTTTTGACCTTAAGCACAGTGACACAGCGGATTCAGGTTAAATTACTAGTGAGGACAACCAATGGATTTTAACTGGTATATGTAATATATCTCAGTGGTTATTCTATATCCTACACCTGTACATCCCCCTATAGGGAGTATATCCAACATCACATGGGTAGCGTGAGGGCTACCCATTATCCAAATATTAATATTTACAAACTTAAGGATTATTATGAATTCGCAGTATAAGCTTAGCAATGCAGAGATTGATGACTTGGTAGAAATAGCCTCCAGAAAGTATAGATCACCCATTGACCTCAATATTCTCAATTCACTGCTTGAAATGGTCTACGACACGCTGGAGCTGCATAACCGGATACTGGCTATTCGTACTGACACGAGGTTCGCTCTGTCTCATGTACCGGGAGAGCCTGATCTACCAATATGCTTCCAGCGCGATGATACGCAGGCAATCACTCGCTTCTTCGAGTCACTGAAAAGTCAGTTACGGGCGGATCATAACCGGTCCAGAAGACCGGGAGATCCGACATTACCATCTTATGGATGGTGTAGAGAACGAGATACAAGCGTACACCCGCATTATCACCTTGTGTTGTTGTTCAATGCCGATGTCTATGGGTATTTGGGTAATTACCAGGACCCCGATGCTGACAATATGGCTACCCGAATACAGAAAGCTTGGTGCAGTGCTCTAGGGCTTGATTACCCTGATTACGCAACATTAGCTGAATTCCCACCAAATGCTGTTTATAGGTTTAGCCGATTCGACGCCTTGGATCGTAGCCCAGTCTACTGGGGTTTCCTAATTCGACTGGCGTATCTGGCGAAAACCAGGACCAAGGATACCTACAGCGTTTACCGCAACTTTGGCACAAGCCAGTGCTCATGCTTAGGTGGATTAGGTCGTTAATGGTTCCTCGGGTAGGGGCTGATGCCCCACCGAGACATTAACATAATGGTTACATTTCGAAGTAAAAAATTCGATATTGTGCCTCGGTACCCTGCTACAACCTGCTACATGTAGCAGGTTGTAGCAGCCCTCAGAGAGCGGGACATACATTTTTGGGCTAATAGCTACGGGTATGCCACTGTCTAAGAGCTAAGTTCCGTATTGATGATTGCAGCATTTAAGCTGGCAACGTCCCCCCTTGATTAAGGATAGCGTTGCATCGACCCGTTGAACTCACAGCACGAAGCGGCCTACTTGAGAGTCGCGAGGTCTGCCAAGAGCGAGCAGCAGAAGTTGGAAGAGATAACGCCAGCGATTAAAGATGACCACTTGGCTTATGGCGATTCAGTGCGCCATGATTCAGAAGGTGAGCACTACTGTAATTTTAAAATCCCTGCGGGGAGCGAGCTTGTTCTAGCACTCCATGGAAGCATGAGAGCCTAGATTGAAGGGTTGACCAGATATGTGTTTGCCAGCTCTGTTCGGCTTGATAAACTAGACTCTGTAGTAATGTGAGGTAAACAATGGCCAGAGCCGACTTAGTGCTGAATTTAGTAGAAATGGGGATAAAGGGGGACCTGCCTCGTTTCAAAATTACCGCAGAGGCGATAGCTGCGGAGGCCACGGCACGCCACCAGTATCAGCTGGCGGACAAGTTAAAAAATATTCTTACTAGTTCAGGTTCGGGTGAGACACGTCGCTACACCTACGATAATGATCTACAGAATGCGTTCTATGAAATTCAACCGCGCAAAATTATTGATGACTTGATTGTTCCTGAATCAGTTATCACCCAGTTTATGGAGCTTATTGAAGAGCACGCACGCCGAGATGTTCTGCGGTCTTATAATCTTGAACCCCGACATAAACTTCTTCTTTCGGGCCCTCCTGGTAATGGTAAAACCTCTATTGCCGAGGCTCTTGCAAATCATCTTTCTCTACCGTTCTTCACGGTTAAATATGAAGGCATAATTAATCGTTATCTCGGCGAGACAGCGCAGCAGATTGATAAATTATTTGAGTTTGTGAAAACTCAGCGTTGCGTTCTCTTTTTTGATGAGTTTGACGCCATCGGAAAAGAGCGCGAAGATGCAAATGACAATGGTGAAATGAAGCGTGTGGTGAACTCGCTGCTTAAGCAGATTGATTTATTACCTAGTCATGTTGTGGTCGTGGGGGCTACAAACCATGAATCAATGCTCGATAAAGCCATTTGGCGCAGATTTCAGTTACAGATAACAGTGCCCGCCCCAACACAGCGTATGGCAATGAAATGGTTCGAAGAATTTGAAAAACGGGTCGGCCACTCTCTGGGACTGGCTCCTTCAACCCTTGCCAGAAAACTGTCAGGACTGAGCTTTGCCGAACTCGAAGAATTTGCTCTCGACGTGCAACGTAAATACGTGCTCGGCCTCCCCACAAGTAAAAATAAGCTAAAGGATATTTCCGCTCATTGCCTCAAATACTGGACGGATAGATATCGGCAGGAAAATTAATTCACATAAAAGGAACGTGAAGTGGCGAAGAACCCTCTACTCATATTTACTACACCGAAAGCAGTCAATAAGAGGGACGACCTTCCGCCCTTTGTATCATCGATTCAATCACCACCCTTTAATATTCAGGCCGATCGGGTAATACCCAAGGTGGAGAGGCTCGAACGTAAATTTGCGGAATACATTGAGTTTGCCGATACTGCCGAGGGGTTCCTCCCAGAAAAAGTCCTCGTTCTAGAAGTTGCGGGTGAAATTCAGGGCGTTGCTAATGCGCTTGCCCGCGTTAAAGGTTTTGAATACCTATCCTCATCCCTGCTCGAAAAATCTTTTGATAGCGAAGATTATTATACGCTAAGCAACAGCAGACGGACGCCCACTTCCAAAAATGCTTACCTCACCATGAGTAATCAGGCTGGGTTGAGCCGACTTTTGGCATTGTGGCGCGAATATCAGAGAACCCGTACCGTTGAACGTGGCTATGGAGCCCTGAAAGAGGTATTTAACAGGCTGATTGATATTAGGTTCTGGGATACACGCGACAGGCTGGAGGCAACGTCGGTTGTGGAAAATTGGCAGGCCCTCGTAGAGGATGCTGCGGCTGGATATGACGCTCCTGTGCCATTTGAAATCGAACTCTGGTACAGGGCATTACCCGCAGAGCAGGCCAGAGCGGAAACGCGGATAAGACGCCTTATTGCCCAGGCAGGTGGAAGCATCACCGGAGGATGTCTCCATAAGGGGATCAGCTATCACGCACTTGTTGGTCAGTTGCCGATCAGCAGGGTTGAGCAGGTGCTGGCCGATGGAGCTGGAATTCTGGAACTCATGCGCTGTGACGATGTTATGTATTTCAGGCCACTCGGACAATGCGCAATCCTAGTGAACAGCGAGAATACGGTTGCCAATGAGGGGTTGCCGTTCGGTCATCAGTCCATGCCAGATCCCTATGCCAGTCCAGTGATTGCTTTACTTGATGGGCTCCCGCTTGAGAATCATCAGGCGTTGAGTGGTAGACTCGAAATTGATGACCCTGATGATTTTGAGGCACTTTATGATGTACCTTCCCACCAGAGCCATGGGACTTCAATGGCTTCATTGATTGTACACGGCGATTTGTCCGATCCCGAAGAGCCTCCGCTTCGACGTCGCATTCATGTCAGGCCTATCATGGCACCTGGTAGCACAGGATTTAACGGAAGCGTTAGAGAGCAGATACCGACTCACTATCTTCCAGCTGATCTGATTCATCGGGCCGTAGTCAGAATGAAAAGAGGTGAAAACGGCCACCCCCCTACCGCTCCAGATGTGTCGGTCATTAACCTGTCCGTGGGCGATCCCTGCAGAATGTTTGACGCGCATATCAGTCCGTGGGCGCGAATGCTTGACTGGCTTTCTGTCGAGTTTCAGGTACTTTTTGTCGTTAGTGCGGGTAATTCTGGAATGCAGTTAGTTCTGGATAATGTTGCAGGGGACGACTTTAGTGCACTTACGCCTGATGAGCTAGAAGAACATGCCCTTAAAGCCATTGCATTACAGCGTCCGCTGCGACGTTTACTGTCGCCAGCTGAGTCAATCAACGCTCTGACCGTTGGTGCAACGCATCACGACGGCTATACCGGTGCAATACCGACAAATCAGGTCGATATTTTTAGAACACAGGGGATGTTCTCCCCTATCAACCCTGTTGCGCTCGGCAGGCGTAAATCGGTCAAACCCGAAATTCATATGCCTGGCGGCAGACAGACCTATATAAATAAAACCATTACAGCCCGTGATCCTGTCAGACTGGTTATATCTCAGACGCCCCGCTTCGGACCTGGGCTTCAGTCCGCCATGCCTGGAGTTGGAGGGGCGATTAATCAGTATGGATTTACATCGGGCACAAGTAATGCGGCAGCGCTGGCAACCCGCAGGCTTGCCATGCTTCATGAAACGCTTCAGGAAATGAAAGAACTTGGCTATGGGGAGGCGCTCTCTAAAGCCCCTGATGCTTTGATACTTAAGGCCATGTTGATCCATGGCGCTGAACATAATGTGCTGTCAAGACAGCTTATCAGCCGCCATCTTGACGTAAACGGCAGTCGGACATTCAAGTCCGACCTTAACCAATATTTGGGTTTTGGCCGGGTGAATGAACGCCGTATTCATTTCTGCCATGACAACCAGGCTACTCTGCTGTACACCAACGTCATCGAGGGTGAAAAGGCACAGGATTTCTTCTTACCACTTCCCCCGAGTCTGGCTGCGAGGACCGTCAACCGTCGACTCATTGTGACGGTGGCTTGGTTCTCACCAGTAAATTATGGTCATAAAGACTACCGTGGTGCTCAGCTGTGGGCTAGTCCTGCTTTTGGCGCTATCGATTTAGATGAATTCGATAACTACCCCTCCCACCTCAAAAATGGTACTGTTTATCATGAGGTTCGCAGAGGTAATCGTGCATCGGTGTTTACCAGAGGCGATCAGCTTGCCATCCGCATCAACTGTTATGGTCGTGCAGGTATCAAGAAACTCCGGGTGCCTTATGTTGTGATCGCGACGTTGGATACGCCGGGAGTTGCGCTACCCGTCTATGAAGAAGTCCGCGCGGCGTTGCAGATTGCAGCGCGGCAGAACGTATAATTATTGGTAATACCGAGAGAATGTCGTGGTTATCACAGAATGAGTCGGAGGGCAGTTGAGCGCAAAGCCATAACGGTTTCTTTGCGCTCAACTCCAGGCATGAACATTATGAGCCTTGACCTGCCCCCTCTAATTAATGCAATGCGGACTTAGCAATGCCCGCTCCTGGCACAAAGCAGCCTGTCAGCTTAGGTCAAGCTCTGTACCGTAACAGTGCCAGGATCAGGTCTGAGCTAACTCAATTGAACCTCAAACTGTCCAACTATTCGAAACGACTTCAGCCTGCTTCAGTATCAGCTCAACTGCATAAGGTGTTTTATCCGGCGGATACTTGTACTTACGCAGCGTCTGACGCACCAGAATGCGTAACCGCGCGCGCACGCTTTCTCGTACCTGCCAGTCTACAGTTGTGGATTGACGCAATTTTAACGTGACTTCGATAGCCAGTTTCTTAAGGACGTCATCACCCAGCTCTCGTACCGCGCTTTCGTTTTCCGCCAGTGCATCGTAGAACGCGATTTCGTCCGGGTTTAGCCCCAGCGCTTCATCACGCGCCATTGCTTCCTGAAACTCTTTTGCCATCTGGATCAGTTCTTCAATCACCTGCGCGGTTTCAATGGCGCGGTTATTGTATTTGAGCAGCACGGCTTTCAGACGATCTGAGTATTTCTTCTCCTGCACCACGTTGTTTTTGGTGCGGGCATGAATGCCATCGTTCAGCAGTTTCTCCAGCAACTCCACTGCCAGATTGCGCTGCGGCAATTCGCGCACTTCTTCCAGAAACTCGTCTGACAACAATCCGATATTCGGCTTATCCAAACCTGCCAGCGCAAACACATCATCCACGCCCGTCGCAATAATGGCGTTATCGAGGATTTTGCCAAGCAACGTGTTTTTCTCTGACTGGCTGAATTTTTTGTCGGTTGTCGTCAGCTTGATGATCGCTACTTTCACCGCCGACAAAAACGCGATCTCT
This sequence is a window from Dickeya aquatica. Protein-coding genes within it:
- a CDS encoding efflux RND transporter permease subunit is translated as MNKFNLSDWALEHRSLVWYFIIISAVIGFFSYQELGREEDPAFTIKTMVIQAQWPGATAEEMTNQVTDRIEKKLQEIDTLSHTRSQTTAGKTVIFVDLKEDTPSKDVRAIWQRVRNMMADIQGNFPVGIQGPFLNDRFDDVFGNIYAFTSDGISQRQLRDYVNDAQKKVLTIPNVGRVEILGAQDEVIYLEFNPRKSAELGVSRSDVIAALQAQNAVTASGVIEAGSDRIALRVDGGFASEQSLRHINLRINNRFFPLTDVVNITRGYVDPPTSLFRYDGKPAIALAVGIKSGSNLLVFGHALDRIIDHIMHDLPAGVSVSKVSDQPAIVDDAVSGFTRALFEAVVIVLAISFISLGVRAGLVVAISIPLVLAITFLVMYYSGISLQRISLGALIIALGLLVDDAMIATEMMVARLEMGDSLRKAATHVYTSTAFPMLTGTLVTVASFIPVGFNASNAGEFLFTLFVVIAVSLIVSWVVAVLIAPLLGVALLPKTITKKAEHKSRTDHTFSRMLQYCLRHRWLTIGSTCAAFIVSVLCMSLVQHQFFPSSDRPELIVDWNLPQNSSIEETSRQMAQFEREKLQNNPDVDHWSSYIGTGAPRFILSFDVQPSSVSLGQMVIVAKDIKTRDRLQKEYRAYLAHTFPGTDAYVKLLDVGPPVGKPVQYRVAGPDIQTVRTEAHKLAAVIGQNPSLTNLAFDWNEPARVVKVNVLQDKARQMGVSSQAIAQALNGLTGGEVVTQVRDDIYLINVLWRGQAKDRGSVDALLDLQLDGNNGRQVPLSSVATFSYQLEQPTIWRRDRAATITLKAGVSGDIQPATIVQALEPNVEVLRQSLPQGYTIETGGAVEESAKAQAPIVKVVPVMLFVMATMLMIQLQSFHRLLLVFSVAPLALIGVVAALLLSNSPLGFVAILGVLALVGILIRNSVILVVHIDTLRAEGISPWQAVVQATEHRMRPIMLTAAAATLALIPIAREIFWGPMAYAMMGGIIVGTVLTLLFLPVLYVTWFNIPHEEQTK
- a CDS encoding tyrosine-type recombinase/integrase, which translates into the protein MAISRQKLTLERLRKFELTEGKSQVFLWDTEVPALACRATKGTKAYIFQSVFLGKTLRMTIGNINDWKIDDARSEARRLQTLVDTGTDPRIAKAEKIAALQSQQAEYHRGKVIFSVAWEEYLEELKTGISAKTKRPYSQRYLADHIRLSDRGGNAKKVGNGQTMAAPLAYFLDLPLSEITPMLVTDWLTRERQTRPTVTANAYRILRTFLKWVEDHKQFHGVIPTDLTQDRNVRKMVPVSASKADDCLQKEQLENWFTEVKRLSNPMISTYLQVLLLTGARREEIASLCWEDIDFKWSSMRIKDKVEGERTIPLTPYVSALLSKLANTRKAKSDNSQWVFNSNSKSGKIVEPRKAHNQALLRAKLPHISLHGLRRSFGTLSEWVEVPTGVVAQIMGHKPSALAEKHYRRRPLDLLRKWHEKIEIWILEQAKISKEKNVDMR
- a CDS encoding YfjI family protein, with the protein product MTKRNKSKKIKELSLEFQTLPTFSQRLISYIHFKTGAAAELIFTVLLGVMAYACQDKFDVQLKNGKTFTSLYLLLLARSGSRKSTVFKLLMEPIYRLENALKDDFLLKKERYELEIASWEVEFKEYKKQYSKAIRQITGESEARNKQEECYLRKPVIPIRKYLTKNDTTSEGLRKILAQGSPSLMLGSDEAGGPFDSNLFRNTPVLNSLWGEGRIADSRASRDSYDVDDARLTMLLMMQPGLFDDFLEKQGEKARNSGCLARLLPVDMEQIPELICIPDAGTWTDEPGLEEFFSIVTKHLQDGMRRREKNEERIFVTFSSEAQSIWSLQSRQIQEKIKKGGELHHYDDFSARFMEHASRIAAVMQMFITPDSPVITKETLTSSLKITEFFINHLIAKVDSTRKPTRAEKLAWYLEDNLVSNGSYDFKRNDLIKKGPYSVRSSENLMPTLKQLESEGVVQLFERGGVNYVKFIGSTMEPKDLAEKTNIPILYSGSIAMSKLPNFE